In a genomic window of Diabrotica undecimpunctata isolate CICGRU chromosome 2, icDiaUnde3, whole genome shotgun sequence:
- the LOC140434151 gene encoding uncharacterized protein, which translates to MQPIPGKKQNFLLDTQEKKYIHHSIHSNKENHFPVLNRADFLREIDEKQQHIYKIIYKAYQEIDNYKTHFLQDVLNQQQIKEKENTSLTSNKILKKQTDKVIRIEDLNIPKQLFQPSKNKQNDILEITEDGKNFNHSTNQKSSNHSFDDVISTIEINKQVVEKFDSILSDIRKSRETNKISKTSNWTDDIEDIEREQENYKTILGFKEFMEEILSYLVYMYHDLIGEYENCLNEVKKGSNSDNLREKYKQCTKTSERKFLQKLKMTSDIIKQTFLAVTEKLVVDNVEAILKTNQSLEEHDNVLQIINELNDACEYIRKSPKREMMFGDAQTETEYDETISDDISDINKLQHSEINIMLNDKYVEETENKLKHDTKIINATAIEESDLVDEINKSNQLQDRNKRDEYFNVQRTSKEELLEKKQETDLMLQNKSTSKESINEEPTTMFTSTEKNNEVMEETSYISALPATEAKLSSITSESLKNDFSNMAINRQPKILQLETSNQQDLTKLKPQQENLNTEHKSLKPNTESTNLNETTNNLKCTNQEKTEENMKCKIKLSKDEIVQQLNLIYESIKTDSQCIRDQGNERSLQPIPFESQIKLEQSKLIIFEQLKFLYDNLCIIYHPLYKRITDGTNKEDSLRTHLFNEENNRKYVIENEQFRNQNLKTKTNQQKMYRKDDMNMIIINPPYKVDNVNGVMKAQAVYQMFQKEYQDLKTKKNTTAKIANVKEVPKENGKQCPDKSDLEISKNATVEKDKNTNVKHDVNDVKISSNWNNTKKQIENELKSKLNQLKSNYQNQLQEIKIQWEKRVNYLYNYNYKIEQEMINIDSKIEQLPSTDGNHLAELKASYQEMKEEYKAYISKKQTEIQEEKTNFEEGQKQIEEKIKLLEYKIDKLIQEFQQKRFQNNVPNVSPEENDTKDEKLQKLSDHGENISQHIVVSKENSKDNSKNVINGEPQKQVNYNMTKNNVQNVSLEENNIKDEKLPKLSDHFENNSQHIMVNKENSKENSKNVTNGEPQKQGNYNMSKYLKTSNNVENRDSNRRRNKPLIKNDDKKVTELETKYDKSNFKEKINRTYKISKTFDGETKLKENTNQNDKNYLKETTKTPVKTHKTVEKQYKSSRLPEIKKSIKPIGKDVDDKDLGTKLLSAGKTKRAVTPSILKQRKNISETKHDLDNKEPEKGKKLNSYIPKEKSPILGSIKPQIMKPKIYVPTKKLQINNRKKNCDERTQNEDSEILEKEIQIENTSFDDKTTTNDEDDTERDMLIEMIRNQLQHLQDTLQMVESENSIKIHIKNTESAKYFQNIEKEMAIVGKNLEFEEAKVDEDNKNTKNGIVKEFSMVSVSSGHVEEIDTTKADRYLHRNLDQLLIEFRTRETEKYIRNKSPKKHYLIDDGSVNNIKNQDYLTPPYIEDSRDMPKKRNCDNLLQNYKTNFNDLIFDLQEDELLEKNCMTPNNSFSSNSTEYQLADNVNDIFIGGGQFVPRVPKMRQYVFGVDTIDPIGLQKDGKVTNKHYQLFSMFRTTPLDKLSQYYSDHSLYNNLKKSNGSVECVDKIIQNAEQQLQRLDEKYKIVLSDKHENNVLKKFDSSSNYLKIEATNDILESAEKQLQRLQKYKSFDENISNKNKLDLYIKDENINILSRENVTDRRYYLEEKGSLELEDIFHSGRKIPESLKENRQSFKEGKFGNVEIVKAKTKILSSYPERQTKFNKSKVKDYGDILNSRQSNLKRVRLPNQNLWQGKNSFDAIVNLELDKYKLSDQLKSSLNSDNTEKNNTAKRKLYNIRK; encoded by the coding sequence ATGCAACCAATACCTGGAAAGAAGCAGAATTTTTTGTTGGatacacaagaaaagaaatatatTCATCATTCTATACATTCAAACAAAGAAAATCATTTTCCTGTGCTAAACCGTGCTGATTTTTTAAGAGAAATAGATGAAAAACAACaacatatttacaaaattatatacaaaGCTTACCAAGAAATTGATAATTATAAGACACATTTTCTACAAGACGTTCTAAATCaacaacaaataaaagaaaaagaaaatacatccttaacatcaaataaaattttaaagaaacaaacTGATAAAGTAATAAGAATTGAAGATTTGAATATCCCAAAACAGTTGTTTCAACCAAGCAAGAACAAACAAAACGATATCTTGGAAATAACTGAAGATGGTAAAAATTTCAATCACAGTACAAACCAGAAGTCTTCAAATCACAGCTTTGATGACGTTATATCTACCATTGAAATTAATAAGCAAGTGGTTGAGAAATTTGATTCGATATTAAGTGATATAAGAAAAAGTAgggaaacaaataaaatatcgAAGACCTCCAACTGGACAGATGATATCGAAGATATAGAAAGAgaacaagaaaattataaaactatATTGGGATTTAAAGAGTTTATGGAAGAAATTTTGTCTTATCTTGTATATATGTATCACGATTTGATTGGTGAATATGAAAATTGTTTAAACGAAGTCAAAAAAGGCTCGAACAGTGACAATTTGAGGGAAAAGTACAAGCAGTGTACTAAAACATCAGAAAGAAAGTtcctacaaaaattaaaaatgacaagtgacataataaaacaaacattCCTGGCTGTTACTGAAAAACTTGTTGTGGATAATGTAGAGGCAATTTTAAAAACCAACCAAAGTTTAGAAGAACACGACAATGTTTTACAGATTATTAACGAACTAAATGATGCCTGTGAATATATAAGAAAAAGTCCAAAACGAGAAATGATGTTCGGTGATGCCCAAACAGAAACTGAATACGACGAAACGATAAGTGATGACATCTCCGATATTAACAAATTGCAACACAGTGAAATTAATATTATGCTTAACGATAAATACGTTGAAGAGACCGAAAATAAACTAAAACATGacacaaaaataataaatgcaACAGCCATTGAGGAGTCAGATCTCGTTGACGAAATTAACAAATCAAATCAATTACAAGATAGAAATAAGAGAGACGAATATTTCAATGTTCAGCGAACAAGTAAAGAAGAACTATTAGAAAAGAAACAAGAAACAGATCTAATGCTACAAAATAAATCCACGTCTAAGGAAAGTATTAATGAAGAACCAACGACAATGTTTACAAGTACAGAAAAAAATAATGAAGTAATGGAAGAGACGTCTTATATATCAGCGTTACCTGCAACAGAAGCAAAACTTAGCAGCATAACTAGTGAAAGCCttaaaaatgatttttcaaaTATGGCGATAAATAGGCAACCAAAGATACTACAACTGGAAACTTCCAATCAGCAAGATCTTACAAAGTTAAAACCCCAACAAGAAAATTTGAATACAGAACACAAGTCTCTTAAACCCAACACAGAAAGTACAAATTTAAATGAAACCACCAACAACTTAAAATGTACTAATCAggagaaaacagaagaaaatatgaagtgtaaaataaaactttctaaaGACGAAATAGTGCAACAGCTGAATTTGATTTACGAAAGCATAAAAACTGATTCCCAATGCATTAGAGACCAAGGAAATGAAAGGAGTTTACAACCAATACCATTTGAAAGTCAAATTAAATTGGAACAGTCTAAATTGATCATTTTTGAACAACTAAAATTTTTATATGACAATCTGTGTATTATCTATCACCCTTTGTATAAGCGAATTACAGATGGCACAAATAAAGAAGACTCGCTAAGAACTCATTTATTTAATGAAGAGAATAATAGAAAGTATGTAATAGAAAATGAGCAATtccgaaatcaaaatttaaagacCAAAAccaatcaacaaaaaatgtataGGAAAGACGACATGAATATGATAATTATTAATCCACCTTACAAAGTTGACAATGTAAATGGCGTAATGAAGGCTCAAGCAGTTTACCAAATGTTTCAGAAGGAATACCaagatttaaaaactaaaaagaataCAACAGCAAAAATTGCAAATGTAAAAGAAGTACCAAAAGAAAATGGAAAACAGTGTCCAGATAAGAGCGATTTGGAAATATCCAAAAATGCAACAGTGGAAAAAGATAAAAATACAAATGTAAAACACGACGTGAATGACGTTAAAATTAGTTCCAACTGGAACAACACGAAGAAGCAAATTGAAAATGAACTCAAGTCGAAATTAAATCAGTTAAAATCGAATTACCAAAACCAActtcaagaaataaaaatacaatgGGAGAAAAGGGTGAATTATCTTTACAATTACAATTATAAAATTGAACAAGAAATGATTAATATTGATAGTAAAATAGAACAGTTACCATCCACTGACGGAAATCATTTAGCAGAACTTAAAGCTAGTTATCAAGAGATGAAGGAAGAATATAAAGCATACATTTCTAAAAAGCAAACGGAGATCCAAGAAGAAAAAACTAATTTTGAAGAAGGTCAAAAGCAAATAGAAGAAAAGATAAAACTTCTGGAATACAAAATTGACAAACTTATTCAAGAATTTCAACAAAAACGTTTTCAAAATAATGTTCCAAACGTCTCTCCAGAAGAAAATGATACTAAAGATGAAAAACTACAGAAATTAAGCGATCACGGTGAAAATATTTCGCAACATATAGTGGTAAGTAAAGAAAATTCAAAAGATAAtagtaaaaatgtaataaatggaGAGCCACAAAAACAAGTGAATTACAATATGACTAAAAATAATGTGCAAAACGTCTCTctagaagaaaataatattaaagatgAAAAACTACCCAAATTAAGCGACCACTTCGAAAATAATTCGCAACATATAATGGTAAATAAAgaaaattcaaaagaaaatagtaaaaacgTAACAAATGGAGAGCCACAAAAACAAGGAAATTACAATatgtcaaaatatttaaaaacctcgaACAACGTTGAGAATAGAGACTCTAACAGAAGACGCAATAAACCTTTGATTAAGAACGATGATAAAAAGGTAACAGagttagaaacaaaatatgaCAAAAGTAACTTCAAAGAAAAAATCAACCGCACGTATAaaatttctaaaacatttgatggGGAAACTAAATTAAAAGAGAATACCAATCAAAAcgacaaaaattatttaaaagaaacaaCAAAGACTCCAGTTAAAACTCATAAGACTGTGGAAAAGCAATATAAATCTTCACGATTACCGGAAATCAAAAAATCAATTAAACCTATTGGTAAAGATGTTGATGATAAAGATCTTGGTACTAAACTCTTATCAGCAGGTAAAACCAAGCGTGCAGTTACACCTTCAATTTTAAAGCAAAGGAAAAACATCAGTGAAACAAAACATGATTTGGACAATAAAGAACCAGAGAAAGGCAAAAAACTAAACAGCTATATACCAAAAGAAAAATCTCCTATACTAGGAAGCATAAAACCACAAATAATGAAACCAAAAATATATGTTCCAACAAAGAAACTTCAAattaataatagaaagaaaaactGTGATGAAAGAACACAAAATGAAGACAGTGAAATTCTGGAAAAAGAAATTCAAATAGAAAATACTTCCTTTGATGATAAAACCACGACAAACGATGAAGACGATACGGAAAGAGATATGTTAATTGAAATGATCAGAAATCAACTACAGCATTTACAAGACACTTTACAAATGGTTGAATCTGaaaatagtataaaaatacaTATCAAAAATACAGAATCTgctaaatattttcaaaatatagaaaaagaaatgGCGATCGTAGGGAAAAATTTAGAATTTGAGGAGGCAAAAGTAGACGAAGACAATAAAAACACCAAAAACGGAATTGTAAAAGAATTCTCAATGGTATCAGTAAGTAGCGGCCACGTCGAAGAAATCGATACAACAAAAGCAGACAGGTATCTTCATCGCAATCTAGATCAGCTTTTAATAGAGTTTAGAACTAGAGAAAcagaaaaatatattagaaataagTCACCAAAGAAACACTATTTGATCGATGATGGATCAGTTAATAATATCAAAAACCAAGATTATTTAACACCACCATATATAGAAGACAGTAGAGATATGCCAAAGAAAAGAAATTGTGACAATCTTTTGCAAAATTATAAAACCAACTTTAATGATTTAATATTTGACTTGCAAGAGGATGAACTATTGGAAAAAAATTGTATGACTCCTAATAACAGTTTTAGTTCTAATAGCACAGAATATCAATTAGCAGATAATGTTAATGATATCTTCATAGGTGGTGGTCAATTTGTGCCAAGGGTGCCCAAAATGCGTCAATATGTATTTGGTGTTGATACCATCGATCCTATTGGCTTACAAAAAGATGGAAAAGTAACTAATAAGCATTACCAACTTTTTAGTATGTTTAGAACTACACCCCTTGATAAATTAAGCCAATATTATAGTGACCACAGTTTgtataataatttgaaaaagtcGAACGGGAGCGTTGAATGCGttgataaaataatacaaaatgcaGAACAACAACTTCAAAGGTTggatgaaaaatataaaattgtattatcaGATAAACATGAGAATAATGTACTTAAAAAATTTGATAGTtcttcaaattatttaaaaatagagGCAACCAATGATATATTAGAATCAGCTGAAAAACAGTTACAAAGGCTACAGAAATACAAATCTTttgatgaaaatatttctaacaaAAACAAACTTGACCTTTATATAAAAGatgaaaatataaacattttatcacGTGAAAATGTAACTGACAGACGATATTATTTAGAAGAAAAAGGATCACTTGAATTAGAGGATATTTTTCATTCTGGGCGAAAAATACCTGAAAGTTTAAAAGAAAACAGGCAATCTTTTAAAGAAGGTAAATTCGGAAATGTCGAAATTGTAAAAGCTAAAACTAAAATATTGTCCAGTTATCCAGAAcgacaaacaaaatttaacaaaagtaaAGTTAAAGATTATGGAGATATATTGAATTCTAGACAAAGTAACTTGAAGAGAGTTCGTTTACCAAACCAAAATCTGTGGCAAGGAAAAAACTCATTTGATGCAATAGTAAATTTAGAACTAGACAAGTATAAATTATCGGACCAATTAAAGTCTTCTTTAAATTCAGATAATACTGAGAAAAATAATACTGCCAAGCGAAAACTTTATAACATTAGAAAGTGA